One stretch of Serinicoccus hydrothermalis DNA includes these proteins:
- the pdhA gene encoding pyruvate dehydrogenase (acetyl-transferring) E1 component subunit alpha produces the protein MSDDEVAASAAPGGHEPPERDITDGGPEMVQFLAADGTRVELSESNEPYAAYLEDVGTDEMVAMLRDLILVRRVDAEGFALQRQGELGLWPSLLGQEAAQVGAGRAMRPQDYAFPGYREHGVAWCKGVPPENLLGMFRGVNHGGWDSNDNNFHLYTIVIGNQMLHAVGYAMGVARDGDVATGDADRDTAVMAFTGDGGTAQGDFNEALVFAAVTHAPVVFYVQNNHWAISEPNDRQFTIPPYRRADGFGFPGIRVDGNDVLASYAVTRYALDRARNGQGPTLVEAFTYRMGAHTTSDDPTKYRISAEVDAWKAKDPIDRMTAYLKAEGAIDDSWVEETQAEADELAKRIRKACQTMPDPPHEEMFAHVYAEPHQLIERESAQFADYQSGFED, from the coding sequence GACGGCGGGCCCGAGATGGTCCAGTTCCTCGCCGCCGACGGCACCCGCGTCGAGCTGAGCGAGAGCAACGAGCCCTACGCGGCATACCTCGAGGACGTCGGCACCGACGAGATGGTCGCGATGCTGCGCGACCTCATCCTCGTCCGCCGGGTCGACGCCGAGGGCTTCGCGCTGCAGCGCCAGGGAGAGCTCGGCCTGTGGCCCAGCCTGCTCGGCCAGGAGGCCGCCCAGGTCGGTGCCGGCCGCGCGATGCGCCCGCAGGACTACGCCTTCCCGGGCTACCGCGAGCACGGTGTCGCCTGGTGCAAGGGGGTGCCGCCGGAGAACCTGCTCGGGATGTTCCGGGGGGTCAACCACGGCGGGTGGGACTCCAACGACAACAACTTCCACCTCTACACCATCGTCATCGGCAACCAGATGCTGCACGCCGTCGGGTATGCCATGGGCGTCGCCCGCGACGGCGACGTCGCCACCGGCGACGCGGACCGCGACACCGCGGTCATGGCCTTCACCGGTGACGGCGGCACCGCGCAGGGCGACTTCAACGAGGCGCTCGTCTTCGCCGCGGTGACCCACGCGCCGGTCGTCTTCTACGTCCAGAACAACCACTGGGCGATCTCCGAGCCCAACGACCGGCAGTTCACGATCCCGCCCTACCGCCGCGCCGACGGTTTCGGCTTCCCGGGGATCCGGGTGGACGGCAACGACGTGCTCGCCAGCTACGCCGTCACGCGGTATGCCCTCGACCGGGCGCGCAACGGCCAGGGGCCGACGCTCGTCGAGGCCTTCACCTACCGCATGGGCGCGCACACCACGTCCGACGACCCGACGAAGTACCGCATCTCCGCCGAGGTCGACGCGTGGAAGGCGAAGGACCCGATCGACCGCATGACGGCATACCTCAAGGCCGAGGGCGCCATCGACGACTCCTGGGTCGAGGAGACCCAGGCGGAGGCCGACGAGCTCGCCAAGCGCATCCGCAAGGCCTGCCAGACCATGCCCGACCCGCCGCACGAGGAGATGTTCGCGCACGTGTATGCCGAGCCGCACCAGCTCATCGAGCGAGAGTCCGCGCAGTTCGCGGACTACCAGTCCGGGTTCGAGGACTGA